Genomic DNA from Gilliamella sp. ESL0441:
TCATCAAAAGCAATAAAGTTCGTGAACCATTTAACGAAGAAAAGCTCCGTAATGGCATTAAGCGTGCACTTGAAAAGCGTCCTGTTAGTTTTGATGCTATTGAAGATGCCATTACACGTATTAAGTCTAAACTGAGAGCAACGGGTGAGCGAGAAGTTCCTGCAAAATTAATTGGTGACTATGTCATTGAGGAGCTTAAAAATTTAGACAAAATCGCTTATATTCGTTTTGCTTCTGTCTATTTTAGTTTTGATGATATTGAACAATTTAGTAATGAGATTGCTAAATTACAACAAAAATAATCAATAATATGACAACAATTTCTGATCAAGATCACGTTTACATGCATCAAGCGATTGAGCTTGCAAAACTTGGTCGTTTCACGACAACGCCTAATCCTAATGTCGGGTGTGTCATCGTTAAAGATAATCAAGTTATTGGGACTGGTTATCATCAAAAAGCGGGTCAACCACATGCAGAAGTTTATGCCCTACAAATGGCGGGACAACAAGCAAAAGGTGCAACCGCTTATGTTACCTTAGAGCCTTGTAGTCATTTTGGTCGAACGCCGCCTTGTGCCGATGCATTAATTCAATCAGGGGTTAAACGTGTCGTTATCGCCATGCAAGATCCCAACCCTAATGTTGCAGGTAAGGGCATTAAACGTTTACAAGATGCTGGTATCGAGGTAACTCTAGGGGTTTTAGCTGACCAAGCGGAAGCGATTAATAAAG
This window encodes:
- the nrdR gene encoding transcriptional regulator NrdR; the protein is MYCPFCNAEDTKVIDSRLVGEGYQVRRRRQCVECNERFTTFEVAELIMPNVIKSNKVREPFNEEKLRNGIKRALEKRPVSFDAIEDAITRIKSKLRATGEREVPAKLIGDYVIEELKNLDKIAYIRFASVYFSFDDIEQFSNEIAKLQQK